The Oncorhynchus keta strain PuntledgeMale-10-30-2019 unplaced genomic scaffold, Oket_V2 Un_scaffold_9739_pilon_pilon, whole genome shotgun sequence genome contains the following window.
TGAATTCAGGCCTGCAGAACTTTGATCAACAATGGTTTCATATTCGAATACGGTTCTGAAATCCAAACAGCTGAAAACGGCATTAACAATCGAATTGATGCATTGACCTTGTGATGTAGGTTGTCTGCTGGCCCTGGGCTGGGAGACTCCTAATGTTTCAGCTAACTCCTGACTTCAGTTAGAATGTTATCTGATGGCGGGTAAATGAGTCTGTCTTTCTGCTGCAGAGACCCTGGCAGTATTCATTATGGCacacaaaataaaacattttgcaatgtaaaataaaaataagcaTTTATTGGCCAAGTCCACATAGTAAATTAGCCCTTTTCAGTCAGTTTCTTTGTTTTATTTGgtacctaatgaacatgacccctctgtctttctactgactgactgagtgtgtgcgCTGTGTGCTGAGACGCATTTCTATCATGGAGGAAAGTAGTTGGCTACATCACTCTTCCATTGGTCTCATGTGACAACCCAGTCACATGTCCTCTCTGGCTAGATTCATTACAGGATAAaagtagtggaggtggaggggacgacgtgttggaacacacacacacagagaatacacacagtcAGATGTGTTAAAGTGACAACCTGGTCAGGATCCGTTATGCGGTTGTACTGCACAAGGTTCATGGGTACTTGTACGTGATGCAACACTGTTCAGTCTCTACATATTTAACATCTGTACACTCTCTTCCCCCCTGTGTGGAATCAGCCCCTTGTGATGGCAACGCCACTGGTGTTTATAACCTGGCTGTTTCTGGACCCTAGTTTCACATTGAGAGATGAGGTTCTGCTTTCCATGACCTCATTTAGACCACTAAGAGGTTGGTCTTGTGGCTTGAGTGTTTTTTTCACTGAAGCACCATAAATCTGCAATGCACCTAAATGCAACAACTCAagctgattgagaaccaattgATGTGTAAGTAGTTAAAGAAGTGGGATAGGTGATTAGTCAGgtttgtcatatacacatggtttaGTACAATGAAATGCCGGCTTAACCCTTTATTTCAACAGTGGCGGCTGATGTCCTACAGTACCCATAATGGTTTTAGCTTtgtaaatgtaacctttatttaactaggcaagaaagttaagaactaattattatttacaatgacggccgacccccggccaaacccggatgacccTGGACCAATTGTCCACAagagggactcccaatcatggccggatgtgacgcagcctggattcaaaccagggactgcagtgacgcctcttgcgctgagatgcagtgccttagactgctgcgtcaCTCGGGAACCCTAAAGATGTTACTAAAGTTAACATAATGGTTTCCTGTCTCCTTTCCAAAACATGGTTGTTAGACCACAGCAGGGGTATTTTTCTCTGTGTTTTGTTCCACCTGGTTTTGAGGTTACTGTATCTTTGTGTTTCTCAGTGTATTGTTCTAGCTGGTTTTGAGGTTACTGTATCTTTGTGTTTCTCAGTGTATTGTTCTAGCTGGTTTTGAGGTTACTGTATCTTTGTGTTTCTCAGTGTATTGTTCTAGCTGGTTTTGAGGTTACTGTATCTTTGTGTTTCTCAGTGTATTGTTCTAGCTGGTTTTGAGGTTACTGTATCTTTGTGTTTCTCAGTGTATTGTTCCATCTGGTTTTTAGGTTACTGTATCTTTGTGTTTCTCAGTGTATTGTTCCACCTGGTTTTGAGGTTACTGTATCTTTGTGTTTCTCAGTGTATTGTTCCATCTGGTTTTGAGGTTACTGTATCTTTGTGTTTCTCAGTGTATTGTTCTAGCTGGTTTTGAGGTTACTGTATCTTTGTGTTTCTCAGTGCTCTGCCAAAAACCTGAAGAACATCTCAGAGCTGTTCTACTATGCCCAGAAGGCAGTGCTCCACCCTACAGGACCCCTGTACTGCCcagaggagaaggaggtgaggagggcAGAGGGAAAACTCCAGGTCCCTAGCTACCCTAACTATGTAGTTACTTTTCCTGGTCAGGTTACGCAATCAAAACGTTTCCTAGCGCTACCATGGGTACACAGGCAACATCTACTTTTTAGCTCTCCAAGAATATAATATTTTACATATTTCAAATGTATACTTTGTGTTTATTCAGATGAAGCCGTCTTGCATCAAGTCTCTAACTCGCATCTTCAAAGTGTCGGACCTGGACAACGATGGCATCCTCAACGACAAAGAACTCAACTTCTTCCAGGTAGGAGCCTCACTGTGGGAAAATAAACCTTGTGGGAAAACCTTTCTTGGCTGTAGCTGCAGGCCTGTGTGCTTTATCTGGCTGAAGTGAGAACCTGATTTACTTCCTTTTCCAATGTCAGTTTATTTGAACTTgagtggaagagagggggagggataggtTATTAGTGGGTTCACCGGTAGCCTGCAGACAGGTGGTTTATTTAGAAACCCTTTCAGAGCATCTTTTGTCCTTTAGTAAATGGGGCAAAGCTGTATACATATCTGCTTGTGACTTCATATATCCCAAACCACGTTACATTAGTAGCTGTGTCAGAGTTGTTGGAATAGACTGGTTCTTTCCCATTTTGGTCTCACCGGACGTATGTTCAGTTGTGTTTAGGTGATGTGTGTTGAGTGATTTATTGTTGAAGCATTTGGATGCAGCATTGTGCTGTCTGTAGACTTTCATTCTTCACTCTAGTTCTGTGGGGGTATAGTAGTTCTGTGTGGATATAGTAGTTCTGTGTGGGCATAGTAGTTCTGTGTGGATATAGTAGTTCTGTGTGGATATAGTAGTTCTGTGTGGGTATAGTAGTTCTGTGTGGATATAGTAGTTCTGTGTGGATATAGTAGTTCTGTGTGGATATAGTAGTTCTGTGGGCATAGTAGTTCTGTGTGGGCATAGTAGTTCTGTGTGGGCATAGTAGTTCTGTGTGGATATAGTAGTTCTGTGTGGATATAGTAGTTCTGTGGGCATAGTAGTTCTGTGTGGACATAGTAGTTCTGTGTGGGCATAGTAGTTCTGTGTGGGCATAGTAGTTCTGTGTGGATATAGTAGTTCTGTGTGGATATAGTAGTTCTGTGTGGGCATAGTAGTTCTGTGTGGGCATAGTAGTTCTGTGTGGGCATAGTAGTTCTGTGTGGGCATAGTAGTTCTGTGTGGGCATAGTAGTTCTGTGTGGATATAGTAGTTCTGTGTGGATATAGTAGTTCTGTGTGGATATAGTAGTTCTGTGGGCATAGTAGTTCTGTGTGGATATAGTAGTTCTGTGTGGATATAGTAGTTCTGTGTGGATATAGTAGTTCTGTGGGCATAGTAGTTCTGTGTGGGTATAGTAGTTCTGTGTGGATATAGTAGTTCTGTGTGGATATAGTAGTTCTGTGTGGATATAGTAGTTCTGTGTGGGCATAGTAGTTCTGTGTGGGCATAGTAGTTCTGTGTGGGCATAGTAGTTCTGTGTGGCATAGTAGTTCTGTGTGGATATAGTAGTTCTGTGTGGATATAGTAGTTCTGTGTGATATAGTAGTTCTAGTTATGTAGTTCTGTGTGGACATAGTAGTTCTGTGTGGACATAGTAGTTCTGTGTGGGCATAGTAGTTCTGTGTGGGCATAGTAGTTCTGTGTGGGTATAGTAGTTCTGTGTGGACATAGTAGTTCTGTGTGGGCATAGTAGTTCTGTGTGGGCATAGTAGTTCTGTGTGGGCATAGTAGTTCTGTGTGGGTATTGTAGTTATGTGTGGGTgacatgtgttgtgtgtctggtaGAGAACGTGTTTCAACATGCCCCTGGCGCCCCAGGCCTTAGAGGATGTCAAGAACGTGGTGAGGAAGAACATGACGGACGGAGTTGAGGACAACGGACTCACGCTCAAAGGTGAGACTGACCACATTGTAGGCCTTCCCTTCTTTCATTCAGTTTCTCTATAATCTCTCTCATTCaatctctctattgtctctccatctctctcattcaatctctctattgtctctccatctctctcattcaatctctctattgtctctccatctctctcattcaatctctctattgtctctccatctctctcattcaatctctctattgtctctccatctctctcattcaatctctctattgtctctccatctctctcattcaatctctctattgtctctccatctctctcattcaatctctctcttttctctttccatctctctattctctgCCCACTCTCCCTTGTACTCTTCTGTAACGTTCACTAAAGGTCATGCATGAATAACATATTTAATAACCCTTTACCAGTGTACTGTGTCCATCTCTAATGTTGTGTCTGGGTGTATCTCTGACGTGTGTCCATTCTTCACCCTGATTGGCCACTAGGGTTCTTGTTTCTGcacacgcttttcatccagagGGGGCGTCACGAGACCACCTGGACGGTGCTGCGGAGGTTTGGGTACGACGACGACTTGGAGCTTCACCAGGAATACCTGTTCCCCCTGTGAGTGGACACTTTGAACCCCCCTGGACCAGGGTCATGTACATTAGGGCACATCGTAGTAAAACTCTTTACAGCAGAACACAAAAACCACCTGTTCTGGACAAGTGTACATAGTGATAACTTTCACTCTGTGTTTGAGCGCTTTCTTCCATTTCGCGCCTACAGAACACAACCCTGCCGTACGTATGGGCTACTCTTACCTCTGGGCAGAAAGAGGGAGATATACACCTGTTTATGTAAGGCTGGACGAGCATAACAATGACTCTCTGGCCCCAATTCAGTTTCAGTCAATAGCAGAGAAAGGACATCTGCTCTGCAGGCTCTCACTTTCTTTACACTGTGTCAAAGATGTTAACGTTGATGAAACCTACTGAACCATCAAGCTGTCTGTGGGTGCATCTTACACTACTTGTTATGACTTGCAAGCAGCACTAGGTCTTTCCCAGGGTGAGCCTTTTGAACAATGCCAGTTTAGCCATAGCACTTTTAATGAGATTAATCCAGAATGTTCTCTTGTCCGTGCCAGGCTAAAAATACCTGCTGACTGCACCACCGAGCTCAACCACAACGCGTACCTCTTCCTCCAGAGTGTCTTCGACAAGCACGACAAAGTAAGTCTTGGATGACATAACTCCTACTGTTGTGTTCCCTTCTGCCTCACACAGACAAACATTCACAGGTTTTCCCAAAGTCCCAGTTGGAAGTTtcccggaatcaggagggaataagcagggaGGGTATCCTCCAAACGGCTTTTGGGAAAGTTACCGGAATATTGCAACCCTACACAAAGCTATCATATTTTTAGAACAGTGgtcctaacctgtgtgtgtgtgtgtgtcaggacagAGACTGTGCCTTGTCTCCAGAGGAAGTCAAGGACCTGTTCAAAGTGTTTCCCTACATGCCCTGGGGCCCCGACGTCAACAACACAGTGTGTACCAACGACCAGGGCTGGATCACCTACCAGGGTTACCTGTCACAGTGGACGTGAGTTAGGCCAGCATACCTGGACTACACTACCTGTTACCTCTGTCTAACTTGAATGATTTGGTAATGCAGTTATACAGCACTTTGCTGAAACTCAAACTTCTTCACTTTCGTATGCTACCGTAGATGTGTACCAAAGCCCCCCgcctacagacacacactaacaggctTTCCATTGTCTGATTGGCCAGGTTAACGACGTACCTGGATGTGCAGCGCTGCTTGGAGTACCTGGGCTACCTTGGCTACTCAATCATCTGTGAGCAGGAGTCCCAGGCAGCAGCCATCACAGGTAATGTGAGCGTGCGTGACTAGGTTTATATGCTTGTCATGTATTGGTGTTAATTATTGTGGCCTCTCTGTTTGTGAATTTGAAACCTAATTAGTGGTGAGTTACTATAAATATACAGTCACTGTAGTTGTGTGTTTGCGCGCACATGtatctgtatatctgtatatattGTTCCTCACCCGTCTCCTCCCTCAGTGACCCGTAACAAACGCATCGACCTGCAGAAGAAGCAGACGCAGCGCAGCGTGTTCCGCTGTAACATTCTGGGAGCCAGGGGGAGCGGCAAGACCAGCTTCCTGCAGGCCTTTCTGGGTCGCAacctgctggtgagtccctggaGCTACCGGAcaactggggtgtattcattatggCACACCccagcaaaatgttttgcaatgcaaaaatatgtttttttcttattggacaaattcaggtagtccctccctgtttcgtTCAGTTTTCTTCCTAATTTGGTGCCTAATGTACATGATCCTGGCTTTTCCATGGAAGGCTCACTGCTACCTGCTAAGCACACATTTCTGTTTCAAAGCTACTCTTAAGTAGCCAGGGTGACTTGGGCAGTCTGCTACTGTGTTACCAACTCCTTTAAGACATAGTTTgctatctattattattattattattattattatacaaacTTAACTATTTAGCAGTGAGGAATAACATGTTGTATCAATGTGGAGTGGTGAATGTGTGTTTTTCTGCGTTACTTAACAGAAACAGCGGAAGATCAGAGAAGACCATAAATCGTTTTACTCCATCAACACCACGTATGTCTACGGCCAGGAGAAGTACTTACTGGTGAGGCtgtgcatctctctctccgtatccATGCTTTCTGCCCGGTAACAAGATTAAAACCCCGGGACATGGATTATAATACAGTTGTATCATTTATAATACTGTGTTTTATGTGTCCAGCTGTCTAGCAGTAAATCATAAGTGTTTTCCCCTCGTATGTTTTGGAAACTAATATGTTCAGTGTGACACAGTGAATATTAGAGAGGCCTTTCTGCTGAAACGTTGACATTGAACGGTCTCaacttcccccttctctcctcttcacccatctcccctcttcacccatctctcctcttcacccctctctcctcttcccctctctcctcttctcccttctcccctcttcacccctctctcacccctctctccctcttcacccctctctcctcttcacccctctctcctcttctcccctcttcacccctctctccctcttcacccctctctcctcttctcccctctctcctcttcaccccctctcctcttcaccctctctcctcttcacccctctctcctcttcacccctctctcctcttcacccctctctcctcttcacccctctctcctcttctcccctctctcctcttcacccctctctcctcttctcccctcttcttcaccccctctcctcttctccctctccctcttcacccctctctcctcttctcccctctctcctcttctctcctcttcacccctctctcctcttcacccatctcctcttcacccctctctcctcttcacccctcccctcttcacccctctctcc
Protein-coding sequences here:
- the rhot1a gene encoding mitochondrial Rho GTPase 1-A isoform X7, with the translated sequence MRCLVCFDSVCLLLLAVVAGYWRSAGGAKVGKTSLIMSLVSEEFPDDVPLRAEEITIPADVTPERVPTHIVDYSEAEQSDEQLYQEISKANVICIVYSVNNKKSIEKVTSHWIPLINDRTDKDSRVPLILVGNKSDLVEHSSMETILPIMNQYSDIETCVECSAKNLKNISELFYYAQKAVLHPTGPLYCPEEKEMKPSCIKSLTRIFKVSDLDNDGILNDKELNFFQRTCFNMPLAPQALEDVKNVVRKNMTDGVEDNGLTLKGFLFLHTLFIQRGRHETTWTVLRRFGYDDDLELHQEYLFPLLKIPADCTTELNHNAYLFLQSVFDKHDKDRDCALSPEEVKDLFKVFPYMPWGPDVNNTVCTNDQGWITYQGYLSQWTLTTYLDVQRCLEYLGYLGYSIICEQESQAAAITVTRNKRIDLQKKQTQRSVFRCNILGARGSGKTSFLQAFLGRNLLKQRKIREDHKSFYSINTTYVYGQEKYLLLHEVMPDFDFLSEEDLACDVVCLVYDVNNPRSFEYCAKVYKQYFMDSKTPCMMIASKSDLHEARQHYSLTPLDFCRKNKLHPPQPWTCNTVDAPNKDLYTKLTTMAMYPCSYTRFWLPLFLLLLHVFTSC